Proteins encoded by one window of Anaerosalibacter sp. Marseille-P3206:
- a CDS encoding FliA/WhiG family RNA polymerase sigma factor, translated as MITEEIWIKYKETEDKKLKDLLIINYVPLVKIVAGRMYNFYGSKVEFDDLLGYGILGLIDSIEKFDISKNIKFETYAQIRIKGAIIDNIRKLDWIPRSLRKKSKLVQQTMQELENKLGYTPSNIEIANHLNIGVEEVENILSDIATFNVVSLEEFLKNKSEGILDSKDNSELPDDVYEKKEIKAILIDTINNLPEKEKLIISLYYYDELTYKEIGNILDLSESRISQIHSKTMLKLKNDLIKKGINDH; from the coding sequence ATGATTACTGAAGAAATTTGGATAAAATATAAAGAGACTGAAGATAAAAAACTTAAAGATTTATTAATAATTAACTATGTTCCTTTAGTCAAAATAGTAGCAGGAAGGATGTACAATTTTTACGGAAGTAAAGTTGAATTTGATGATTTGCTTGGTTATGGTATACTTGGACTAATAGATAGCATTGAAAAGTTTGATATAAGTAAAAATATAAAATTTGAAACTTATGCTCAGATAAGAATAAAGGGCGCTATTATTGATAATATTAGAAAATTAGATTGGATTCCTAGGTCTTTAAGGAAAAAATCAAAACTAGTTCAGCAGACAATGCAAGAACTTGAAAACAAGTTAGGATATACTCCATCAAACATTGAAATAGCTAATCACTTAAATATCGGTGTTGAAGAAGTAGAAAATATATTATCTGACATTGCTACATTTAATGTTGTATCTCTAGAAGAATTTTTAAAAAACAAAAGTGAGGGTATTTTAGATTCAAAAGACAATAGTGAGTTACCTGATGATGTATATGAAAAGAAAGAAATAAAAGCTATTTTGATTGATACGATTAATAATTTACCTGAGAAAGAAAAGCTCATTATTTCACTATATTATTATGATGAATTAACTTATAAGGAAATTGGTAATATTTTAGACTTATCTGAATCTAGGATATCTCAAATACATAGTAAAACTATGTTAAAATTAAAGAATGACTTAATAAAGAAAGGAATAAACGACCATTAA
- a CDS encoding chemotaxis protein CheW, whose product MTTEMENKYVIFKIENEYYGLNIENVQSIEKFQNYTRVPNAPKYVKGVINLRGEVVPILDLRIKLNLSPKEVDTNTRIVIAKQDELVIGLIVDASSEVLEISRENVDKPPTNGDDESQEYIKGIGKEKDRLIIIIDLEKLLE is encoded by the coding sequence GTGACTACAGAGATGGAAAACAAATATGTTATATTTAAAATAGAGAATGAGTATTATGGACTAAATATTGAAAATGTACAATCTATTGAAAAATTTCAAAACTATACTAGGGTACCAAATGCCCCTAAATATGTAAAAGGGGTTATTAATTTAAGAGGAGAAGTAGTTCCTATATTAGATCTAAGAATAAAACTAAATCTTAGTCCAAAAGAGGTTGATACTAATACTAGGATAGTTATTGCTAAACAAGATGAATTAGTTATAGGATTAATAGTGGATGCATCTAGCGAAGTTTTAGAAATAAGTAGGGAAAATGTAGACAAACCTCCTACTAATGGGGATGATGAATCTCAAGAATATATTAAAGGGATTGGAAAAGAAAAAGATAGATTGATTATTATTATTGATTTAGAAAAATTATTAGAGTAA
- a CDS encoding flagellar brake protein: MNINETQLNIGDKIQIIRTRRDMSFIYPSQILDVLDENTYIISGPITMSTIVPVFISENIEIIYVVKDKGRYKFDAIVLKKQDDNIYKLVIKKTGNVKRLQQRSFYRFNLKIPVKKFFTIKIGEKEKVIEENCETKDLSGSGMKLLSNYDHDINDIVECLFEIDKKKVHIKGKIVRKDKIDNFSFKFAFGIYFTDIRKEDREDIVKYIFQQERIMIEKGLI; encoded by the coding sequence ATGAACATAAATGAAACTCAGTTGAATATAGGAGATAAAATTCAAATAATAAGGACTCGAAGGGATATGAGTTTTATATATCCAAGTCAAATACTAGATGTTTTAGATGAAAATACATACATTATAAGTGGTCCAATTACAATGAGTACTATAGTCCCTGTGTTTATCAGTGAAAATATAGAGATTATATATGTTGTAAAAGATAAAGGTAGATATAAATTTGATGCAATAGTTTTAAAAAAGCAAGATGATAATATATATAAATTAGTTATAAAGAAAACAGGAAATGTAAAGAGATTACAGCAAAGAAGTTTTTATAGATTTAATTTAAAAATTCCAGTTAAAAAATTTTTTACAATAAAAATAGGTGAAAAAGAAAAAGTTATAGAAGAAAATTGTGAAACCAAAGACTTAAGTGGCAGTGGAATGAAACTATTATCTAACTATGATCATGATATAAATGATATTGTTGAATGTCTATTTGAAATAGATAAAAAGAAAGTACATATAAAAGGTAAAATTGTAAGAAAAGACAAAATTGATAATTTTTCTTTTAAATTTGCATTTGGCATATATTTTACAGATATAAGAAAAGAAGATAGAGAAGATATTGTCAAATATATTTTTCAACAAGAAAGAATAATGATAGAAAAAGGATTGATTTAA
- the flhA gene encoding flagellar biosynthesis protein FlhA has translation MKFGDLIVAIGIIAIIIIIIIPIPSWTLDILLSLNISLSLLLLLISMYTEDVLQISIFPSLLLISTVYRLALNISTTRSILKDGEAGKVIETFGEFVIQGDIVVGFIVFLIIILVQFIVITKGAERVAEVAARFTLDAMPGKQMAIDADLNSGLINEEEARKRRKEVQQYSDFYGAMDGATKFVKGDAIAGIIITIINVVGGLIIGMVSKNLSFLESLQKYTLLTVGDGLVSQIPALLISTATGLVVTRAASESNLGRDLINQLFGNNPILMFIISGVLALLGIFTPLPLPPYLALAFMFGFLGYSMKRQKKQIVEEEEPVQATEAEELRKPENVMSLLKVDDIELEFGYGLIPLADVSQGGDLLDRIVMIRRQIAMELGLVVPIVRLRDNIQLNPNEYVIKIKGVEVSKGEVFFDHYLAMNPGTAEGDVEGIDTVEPAFGLPAKWITEKEREKAEVLGYTVVDPPSVIATHLTEIIKERAYELIGRQDVKLLVDNVREEYPAVVEEVVPKVLSLGEVQKVLSNLLREQISIRDMVTILETLADYGNVTRDTDLLTEYVRQRLSGYITNKYVGNNELNVVTLDSEVEELIMNSISKTETGSYLSLEPKNAQKILSSTLKTVQGLASIGEQPIVLTAPIVRFYFKRLTEQITRDLIVLSYNEIESSVEVHSVGMVNI, from the coding sequence ATGAAATTTGGCGATTTAATAGTAGCCATTGGTATTATTGCAATTATTATTATAATTATTATACCTATACCAAGTTGGACATTAGATATATTATTGAGTTTAAATATTTCACTGTCATTGTTACTATTACTTATTTCAATGTATACAGAAGATGTTCTTCAGATATCAATTTTTCCATCATTACTTTTAATATCTACAGTCTATAGATTGGCATTAAATATTTCAACAACAAGAAGTATTTTAAAAGATGGAGAAGCAGGTAAGGTTATTGAAACCTTTGGAGAATTTGTAATTCAAGGAGATATAGTAGTAGGATTTATCGTGTTTTTAATAATCATATTAGTTCAGTTTATTGTTATAACAAAGGGTGCGGAAAGGGTTGCAGAAGTTGCAGCAAGATTTACCCTTGATGCTATGCCTGGAAAACAGATGGCTATTGATGCAGATTTGAATTCTGGTCTTATTAATGAAGAGGAAGCTAGAAAGAGAAGAAAAGAAGTTCAACAATATTCAGATTTCTATGGTGCTATGGATGGGGCTACAAAGTTTGTCAAAGGAGATGCAATTGCTGGAATTATAATTACAATAATAAACGTTGTAGGTGGTCTTATTATTGGTATGGTTTCTAAGAACTTATCGTTTTTAGAATCCCTACAAAAGTACACTCTTTTAACAGTTGGTGATGGTCTTGTAAGCCAGATACCGGCATTACTAATTTCTACTGCAACAGGATTAGTAGTAACGAGAGCTGCTTCAGAGTCTAATCTTGGAAGAGATTTGATAAATCAGCTATTTGGCAATAACCCAATTTTAATGTTTATTATATCAGGAGTATTGGCATTATTGGGGATTTTTACTCCATTACCATTACCTCCTTATTTAGCTTTAGCGTTTATGTTTGGGTTTTTAGGATATTCAATGAAAAGACAAAAGAAACAAATTGTTGAAGAAGAGGAACCAGTACAAGCAACAGAAGCTGAAGAATTGAGAAAACCAGAGAATGTAATGTCATTACTTAAGGTAGATGACATAGAACTTGAATTTGGCTATGGGCTTATACCTTTGGCAGATGTTAGCCAAGGTGGAGATTTACTGGATAGAATAGTGATGATAAGAAGGCAAATAGCAATGGAACTAGGATTAGTTGTACCTATAGTTAGACTTAGAGATAATATTCAACTAAATCCTAATGAATATGTCATAAAAATAAAGGGAGTTGAAGTTTCTAAAGGGGAAGTCTTTTTCGATCACTATTTAGCTATGAATCCAGGAACAGCTGAAGGAGATGTAGAAGGAATAGATACTGTGGAACCTGCCTTTGGATTACCTGCTAAGTGGATTACAGAAAAGGAAAGAGAAAAAGCAGAAGTATTGGGCTATACAGTAGTAGACCCACCTTCAGTAATTGCTACTCATCTTACAGAAATAATTAAGGAAAGGGCTTATGAATTAATCGGTAGACAAGATGTTAAATTGTTAGTTGATAATGTTAGAGAAGAATATCCTGCAGTTGTTGAAGAAGTTGTTCCTAAAGTATTATCATTAGGGGAGGTTCAAAAGGTTCTTTCTAATTTATTAAGAGAACAAATTAGTATTAGGGATATGGTTACAATATTAGAAACATTAGCAGACTATGGTAATGTTACAAGGGATACAGATTTACTTACAGAATATGTACGCCAGAGATTATCTGGTTATATAACTAATAAATACGTAGGGAATAATGAGTTAAATGTCGTTACTCTAGATAGTGAAGTTGAGGAATTGATTATGAATTCTATAAGCAAAACTGAAACAGGCTCATATTTATCTCTAGAACCTAAAAATGCACAAAAGATACTTAGTAGTACTTTGAAAACCGTACAAGGATTAGCATCTATAGGTGAGCAGCCCATTGTACTTACTGCTCCAATAGTAAGATTTTATTTTAAAAGATTAACTGAGCAGATAACGAGAGACTTAATCGTCCTATCATATAATGAAATTGAATCCTCTGTTGAAGTACATTCTGTAGGGATGGTGAATATATAA
- the flhF gene encoding flagellar biosynthesis protein FlhF has product MKVKKYVGANTQEAMNKLKKELGSEAIILNTRVIKQKGFFNFFKKPLVEVTAAIEDKYLKSTDDKTANIDEINHELRKLRSLVEEVAVNVNSDEQTFNSNLEVYRDKLVSNGVDYNIATSILDNINVQINLKDKTKEEIQKIICYNIKEHIGNAEPLDLTDAPKIIFFVGPTGVGKTTTLAKIAAQLVIKDNYKIGLITADTYRIAAVEQLRTYSEILKLPLKIIYKPDEIYKAMAEFNDKDIILVDTAGRSHKDKTLINETKVLMNTVKNKEVYLVLSVTTDFLTMSSIVEQYNFIDDLKVIFTKLDEAETYGNILNTMFKHRCKLSYFTMGQDVPDDIKIANPDEIVKHLMGEN; this is encoded by the coding sequence ATGAAAGTTAAGAAGTATGTAGGTGCAAATACTCAAGAAGCTATGAATAAATTAAAAAAAGAATTAGGTTCTGAAGCTATCATACTAAATACTAGAGTTATAAAGCAGAAAGGGTTCTTTAATTTTTTCAAAAAACCGTTAGTTGAAGTAACTGCAGCGATTGAGGATAAATACTTAAAATCAACTGATGACAAGACGGCTAATATAGATGAAATAAATCATGAATTAAGAAAGTTAAGATCTTTAGTAGAAGAAGTAGCTGTAAATGTTAATAGTGATGAACAGACTTTTAATAGTAACTTAGAAGTATATAGAGATAAATTAGTTAGCAATGGTGTAGATTACAACATTGCTACAAGTATATTAGATAATATTAATGTACAAATAAATCTTAAAGATAAAACTAAAGAGGAAATTCAAAAGATTATTTGTTATAATATAAAGGAACACATTGGTAATGCAGAACCATTAGACTTAACCGATGCACCTAAGATTATATTTTTTGTTGGACCTACTGGTGTTGGTAAGACAACGACTCTAGCAAAAATTGCAGCTCAATTAGTTATTAAAGATAATTATAAAATAGGATTAATTACTGCAGATACTTATAGGATTGCTGCAGTTGAACAACTAAGGACGTATAGTGAAATTTTAAAGCTACCGTTGAAGATAATATACAAACCTGACGAGATTTATAAAGCAATGGCAGAATTTAATGATAAAGATATAATATTAGTTGATACAGCAGGGAGAAGTCACAAAGATAAAACTCTTATTAACGAAACAAAAGTTTTAATGAACACAGTAAAAAACAAAGAAGTATATCTAGTATTAAGTGTAACAACTGACTTTTTAACAATGAGTTCTATTGTAGAACAGTATAATTTTATAGATGATCTTAAAGTTATTTTTACTAAACTAGATGAAGCAGAAACTTATGGAAATATTTTAAATACAATGTTTAAACATAGATGTAAACTGTCTTATTTTACAATGGGACAAGATGTTCCAGATGATATAAAAATAGCAAATCCAGATGAAATTGTAAAACATTTGATGGGGGAGAACTAA
- a CDS encoding chemotaxis protein CheD: protein MEVVKVGMADLNVLKSPGILTTLGLGSCVGIALYDKDKKIAGLAHIMLPSSLEIKNNTNKAKFADTGIELLVERMLHIGASRRVLKAKIAGGSQMFNFNSDSDILKVGQRNVLATKEKLRELKIPIIAEDTGGNYGRTIELSSLDGSLLVKTIGHGTQVI from the coding sequence ATGGAAGTAGTTAAGGTAGGTATGGCAGATCTAAATGTTTTAAAATCTCCAGGCATATTAACAACATTAGGATTAGGTTCTTGTGTTGGTATAGCACTATATGATAAGGATAAAAAAATAGCAGGATTGGCTCATATTATGTTACCGTCAAGTTTAGAAATAAAAAACAATACCAATAAAGCCAAATTTGCTGATACAGGTATAGAACTTCTTGTTGAAAGAATGCTTCATATTGGTGCAAGTAGAAGAGTACTTAAAGCAAAGATTGCAGGTGGTTCCCAAATGTTCAATTTCAATTCGGATAGTGATATATTAAAAGTTGGTCAACGAAATGTATTAGCTACTAAAGAAAAATTAAGAGAATTAAAAATACCAATAATTGCAGAAGATACAGGTGGAAATTATGGTAGAACTATCGAATTAAGTTCTTTAGATGGTTCTTTATTAGTGAAAACTATTGGACATGGGACTCAAGTTATTTAG
- a CDS encoding protein-glutamate methylesterase/protein-glutamine glutaminase: protein MIKVLIVDDSALIRTIIKDIIEEDNEIKVIGIARNGKEALEKIPKLNPDVITLDVEMPIMDGITTLKEINKRYSIPVIMLSSLTTKGAEMTLKALEIGAVDFIPKPKNVFDIGSNSVRKDLIEKIKVVSKLKSIKKDIEFTETKKTKNKTIVTAKSYGKEYESIVAIGTSTGGPRALQQLIPKIPPNINATIVIVQHMPPGFTKSLANRLDTLSEVNVKEGEDGEILKRGYCYIAPGDFHMTVVETNRELKIKLDKNPPVSGLRPTVDALMESVSRLIHVKKIAAILTGMGSDGTIGINEIKKNNGFTIAEDESTCVVYGMPKSAIKSGAIDVVLPIDKIADEIINRVGG, encoded by the coding sequence ATGATTAAAGTACTTATAGTAGATGATTCTGCATTAATAAGAACTATAATTAAAGACATCATAGAAGAAGATAATGAAATAAAAGTTATTGGAATTGCTAGAAATGGAAAAGAAGCTCTAGAAAAAATACCTAAATTAAATCCGGATGTAATAACATTAGATGTTGAAATGCCAATTATGGATGGGATTACAACATTAAAGGAAATAAATAAAAGATATAGTATTCCTGTTATAATGTTAAGTAGTCTCACTACTAAAGGGGCAGAAATGACTTTAAAGGCTCTTGAGATAGGTGCTGTAGATTTTATCCCTAAACCGAAAAATGTATTCGATATAGGAAGCAATTCTGTAAGAAAAGATCTCATTGAGAAAATTAAAGTAGTTTCAAAATTAAAATCAATAAAAAAAGATATAGAATTTACTGAAACTAAAAAAACTAAAAATAAGACAATTGTTACTGCGAAATCCTATGGAAAAGAATATGAAAGTATTGTAGCGATAGGAACATCAACTGGGGGGCCTAGGGCATTGCAACAATTAATACCCAAAATACCCCCAAATATAAATGCTACAATTGTTATAGTACAACATATGCCGCCAGGATTTACTAAGTCCTTAGCAAATAGATTAGATACACTGTCAGAGGTAAATGTGAAAGAGGGTGAAGATGGAGAGATTTTAAAAAGAGGTTACTGTTATATAGCACCTGGTGATTTTCATATGACTGTAGTGGAAACTAATAGGGAATTAAAAATTAAATTAGATAAAAACCCACCTGTATCAGGCTTAAGACCCACCGTAGATGCATTGATGGAATCAGTTTCAAGACTTATTCATGTAAAAAAAATTGCTGCTATTTTAACTGGTATGGGTTCAGATGGGACAATAGGAATCAATGAAATTAAAAAAAATAATGGATTTACTATTGCTGAGGATGAATCTACTTGTGTTGTTTATGGAATGCCAAAATCTGCTATTAAATCTGGTGCTATAGATGTAGTGCTACCTATTGATAAAATTGCAGATGAAATAATAAATAGAGTGGGGGGATAA
- a CDS encoding chemotaxis protein CheC has product MSLDIDNLNDVMLDVLKELGNIGSGNAATALATMISKRVDMNVPQVKILEFQDVPKILGGEETPVVGIYFEMTGEIVGNIMFVLSLESARNLTNILFGREDTSSNLDEMDLSALSEIGNILASSYINSLSALTGMKLNVSVPSLCIDMAGAIISVTAIQFGYIADNIIFIETEFEEGNSTVSGNLFMIPEIDSFEKLLNSLGVC; this is encoded by the coding sequence ATGTCATTAGATATAGATAATCTTAATGATGTGATGTTGGATGTATTAAAGGAATTAGGAAATATTGGTTCTGGGAATGCTGCGACTGCTTTAGCAACTATGATTTCTAAGAGAGTTGATATGAATGTACCTCAAGTAAAAATATTAGAATTCCAAGATGTACCTAAAATTTTAGGCGGAGAGGAGACTCCGGTGGTTGGAATTTATTTTGAAATGACTGGTGAAATTGTAGGGAATATTATGTTTGTATTAAGTTTAGAGTCAGCAAGAAATTTAACAAATATTTTATTTGGTAGAGAAGATACTTCTAGTAATTTAGATGAAATGGATTTATCAGCATTATCTGAAATTGGGAACATATTAGCCTCATCATATATTAATTCATTGAGCGCTTTAACTGGTATGAAATTAAATGTTTCTGTGCCATCTTTATGTATTGATATGGCTGGAGCTATAATAAGCGTTACTGCTATTCAATTTGGCTATATTGCTGATAATATAATATTTATTGAAACTGAGTTTGAAGAAGGTAATAGTACTGTTTCAGGTAATTTGTTTATGATACCTGAAATTGATTCTTTTGAAAAATTACTAAATAGTTTAGGGGTATGTTAA
- a CDS encoding MinD/ParA family protein → MGDQAEKLRKIMEKNTNNNSSNDSDKERAKIISVTSGKGGVGKTSFIINLAISLKQLGYKVVIIDADIGLANVDIISGAISKFTLADLFLSEKDIFDIMTDGPEGIKIISGGSGLSDFSLIDDANLDKLIEEIGKLENYSDFILIDTGAGISNNVLKFLAVSDEVILVVTPDPTSLTDGYVLVKALTLSNYKNSINIVVNMVENKREAEEVFIKLNTVSNKFLRVNLESLGYLNKSNVVSNAIRNQTPFILNNPNSSIAKKINIMALSFINKEEKNFRKKESNSFSQRIKEFFLGKGGMFI, encoded by the coding sequence ATGGGAGACCAAGCTGAAAAACTTAGAAAGATAATGGAAAAAAACACTAATAACAACTCGTCAAATGATAGCGATAAGGAAAGAGCAAAGATAATATCAGTAACTAGTGGTAAAGGCGGCGTTGGAAAAACAAGCTTTATCATAAATTTAGCAATATCATTAAAACAATTAGGATATAAAGTAGTTATTATAGATGCAGATATAGGATTGGCTAATGTAGATATAATTTCTGGTGCCATATCTAAGTTCACTCTTGCAGATTTATTTTTAAGTGAAAAAGATATATTTGATATTATGACAGATGGCCCAGAAGGTATAAAGATAATATCTGGTGGATCAGGACTAAGTGATTTTTCGTTAATAGATGATGCAAATTTAGATAAATTAATAGAGGAAATAGGGAAGTTAGAAAATTATTCGGATTTTATATTAATTGACACTGGAGCTGGAATTTCAAACAATGTGTTAAAATTTTTAGCAGTTTCAGATGAAGTTATATTAGTGGTTACACCTGATCCAACATCTTTAACTGATGGATATGTTTTAGTAAAAGCTCTTACATTAAGTAATTATAAAAACTCTATTAATATTGTTGTCAATATGGTAGAAAATAAAAGGGAAGCAGAGGAAGTATTTATTAAATTAAATACAGTCTCCAATAAGTTTTTAAGAGTTAATTTAGAGTCTCTAGGGTATTTAAATAAGAGCAATGTTGTTTCAAATGCTATAAGGAACCAAACGCCCTTTATTCTTAATAATCCTAATAGTTCAATAGCAAAAAAAATAAATATTATGGCATTAAGTTTTATTAATAAAGAAGAAAAGAATTTTAGAAAAAAAGAAAGTAATAGTTTTTCTCAAAGAATTAAAGAGTTTTTCTTAGGAAAGGGTGGTATGTTCATATGA
- a CDS encoding chemotaxis protein CheA, with product MDLDINQYLDIFVEEGREHLQNMNDILLELEKDTENQELVNELFRIAHTIKGMAGTMGFNNMANLTHEMEDVLQAIRSSEIKATTEVIDILFECFDALDLNVNYISENSKETEDEHSELISKLTSVFNSKLEESNNNNNTAKNQSNEFDAYVNNAILKAESNNLNTYEINIKLSENCMLKAARAFIIFNTIESYAEIIHSNPAVEDIEDEKFDREFLLVIVTEKDINTVKDSLFSISEIDNFDVNPIKAELEENIKEKPTTKPVDKPNKPSTKATNTTTKTTKVGKTVRVDIDRLDNLMNLVSELIIIKTRMEDMGEASSQEDMNEAIEYLERITTSLHDAVMKVRMVPIERVFNRFPRMVRDLSKELNKEINLEMTGEETEVDRTVIDEIGDPLVHLIRNSIDHGIEHPEERVQNGKSSDGTVKLKAYPDGNNVVIEVEDDGKGINHEVIKRKALEKNLITEREAEILTKEESVELLFKPGFSTAETISDVSGRGVGLDVVKSKIESVNGSIEVETNLGKGSKFIIRIPLTLAIIQALLVKLGDEIFAIPLSSIAEITSIQKDDIRNIQGQEIILYREKTLPIVRLNRMVGLDEEEEDELTVVVVRKGDKQAGVIVRSLIGQQEIVIKPLGKYLSNIKYLAGATILGNGKISLILDVNSLF from the coding sequence GTGGACTTGGACATTAATCAATATTTAGATATTTTTGTAGAAGAAGGTCGAGAGCATTTACAAAACATGAATGATATATTACTCGAATTAGAAAAAGATACAGAAAACCAAGAATTAGTAAATGAGCTTTTTAGAATTGCACATACTATTAAAGGTATGGCAGGAACTATGGGATTTAATAACATGGCAAATCTAACCCATGAAATGGAAGATGTATTACAAGCTATTAGAAGTTCAGAAATTAAAGCCACTACTGAAGTAATAGATATATTATTTGAATGCTTTGATGCTTTGGATTTAAATGTAAATTATATATCGGAAAATTCTAAAGAAACAGAAGATGAACACTCTGAGTTAATTAGTAAACTAACAAGTGTTTTTAATTCTAAGTTAGAAGAATCTAATAATAATAATAATACAGCTAAAAATCAAAGTAATGAGTTTGATGCATATGTAAATAATGCAATACTAAAAGCTGAATCGAACAATTTAAATACTTATGAAATAAATATTAAATTAAGCGAAAATTGTATGCTTAAAGCTGCAAGAGCTTTTATAATCTTTAATACGATTGAAAGTTATGCTGAAATAATTCATTCAAATCCAGCTGTAGAAGATATTGAAGATGAAAAATTTGATAGGGAGTTTTTATTGGTAATTGTTACGGAAAAAGATATAAATACAGTTAAGGATAGTTTATTTAGTATATCCGAAATTGATAACTTTGATGTAAATCCAATTAAAGCTGAGCTAGAAGAGAATATTAAAGAAAAACCAACTACAAAACCTGTTGATAAGCCTAACAAACCATCTACTAAAGCAACTAATACTACAACAAAAACGACAAAGGTTGGAAAAACTGTTAGAGTGGATATAGACAGATTAGATAATCTAATGAATTTAGTTAGTGAACTAATAATTATTAAAACAAGAATGGAAGATATGGGTGAAGCTTCTAGTCAAGAAGATATGAATGAAGCAATTGAGTATTTAGAAAGGATAACTACTAGTCTTCATGATGCTGTTATGAAAGTAAGAATGGTTCCAATAGAGAGAGTATTTAATAGATTCCCAAGAATGGTAAGAGATTTGTCTAAAGAACTAAATAAGGAAATAAATCTTGAAATGACTGGTGAAGAAACAGAAGTAGACAGGACAGTAATAGATGAAATTGGAGACCCATTAGTACATCTTATAAGAAATTCAATTGATCATGGAATAGAACATCCTGAGGAAAGAGTGCAGAATGGAAAGAGTTCAGATGGTACTGTTAAATTGAAAGCATATCCAGATGGAAATAATGTAGTTATTGAAGTAGAAGATGATGGAAAAGGAATTAATCACGAAGTAATTAAGCGAAAGGCATTAGAAAAGAATTTAATCACAGAAAGAGAAGCTGAAATCTTAACTAAAGAAGAATCAGTAGAACTACTATTTAAACCTGGATTTAGTACTGCTGAGACTATATCAGATGTTTCAGGTAGGGGAGTAGGCTTAGATGTAGTTAAGAGTAAGATTGAGTCTGTAAATGGTTCGATAGAAGTAGAAACAAATTTAGGAAAAGGATCTAAATTTATAATAAGAATTCCACTTACATTAGCAATTATTCAAGCGTTACTAGTTAAGTTAGGTGATGAAATATTTGCTATACCATTAAGTTCAATTGCTGAAATAACAAGTATTCAAAAAGACGATATTAGAAATATTCAAGGCCAAGAAATTATACTATATAGAGAAAAAACTCTACCTATTGTAAGATTGAATCGTATGGTGGGATTAGACGAAGAAGAGGAAGATGAATTAACTGTAGTTGTAGTTAGAAAAGGAGATAAGCAAGCTGGAGTTATAGTTCGTAGTTTAATTGGGCAGCAAGAAATTGTAATAAAGCCACTAGGGAAGTATCTATCAAACATTAAGTATTTAGCTGGAGCTACAATACTTGGGAATGGAAAAATCTCTTTGATATTAGATGTTAATTCTTTATTCTAA